Proteins encoded in a region of the Sugiyamaella lignohabitans strain CBS 10342 chromosome B, complete sequence genome:
- the THR1 gene encoding homoserine kinase (Homoserine kinase; conserved protein required for threonine biosynthesis; expression is regulated by the GCN4-mediated general amino acid control pathway; GO_component: GO:0005575 - cellular_component [Evidence ND]; GO_function: GO:0005524 - ATP binding [Evidence IEA,IEA]; GO_function: GO:0004413 - homoserine kinase activity [Evidence IEA,IEA]; GO_function: GO:0004413 - homoserine kinase activity [Evidence IDA] [PMID 2165904]; GO_function: GO:0004413 - homoserine kinase activity [Evidence ISS] [PMID 8973190]; GO_function: GO:0016301 - kinase activity [Evidence IEA]; GO_function: GO:0000166 - nucleotide binding [Evidence IEA]; GO_function: GO:0016740 - transferase activity [Evidence IEA]; GO_process: GO:0008652 - cellular amino acid biosynthetic process [Evidence IEA]; GO_process: GO:0009092 - homoserine metabolic process [Evidence IDA] [PMID 2165904]; GO_process: GO:0006549 - isoleucine metabolic process [Evidence TAS] [PMID 8973190]; GO_process: GO:0006555 - methionine metabolic process [Evidence TAS] [PMID 8973190]; GO_process: GO:0016310 - phosphorylation [Evidence IEA]; GO_process: GO:0009088 - threonine biosynthetic process [Evidence IEA,IEA]; GO_process: GO:0009088 - threonine biosynthetic process [Evidence IMP] [PMID 17247984]; GO_process: GO:0006566 - threonine metabolic process [Evidence IEA]) — MTRSFTISVPASSANIGPGFDVLGISLTLYLKLDVKIDPAVSYEDPHNCKITYEGEGAESVPLVADNNLITRTALYVLRCNGIRTFPTGTHVNVNNPIPLGRGLGSSGAAVVAGVILGNEIGKLGFSKQRMLDYCLMIERHPDNITAAMMGGFVGSYLRELSAADLERIEIPLAEVLPEPAGGADTGLVPPEPPMNIGHHIKYGWAKEIKAIAIIPNFELSTATSRDVLPTAYTRKDAIFNLQRLSVLTTALTRSPPDADLIYPAMQDKLHQPYRKTLVPGLTEILASVTPKTHPGLLGICLSGAGPTILALATERFEEIAQEILARFAKEKIQCTWKLLEPADDGATVTEH, encoded by the coding sequence ATGACTCGTTCGTTCACAATTTCAGTTCCAGCTTCATCCGCCAACATTGGACCAGGGTTTGATGTGTTAGGAATCTCGCTGACGCTATATCTTAAGTTGGATGTTAAAATCGACCCAGCTGTTTCGTATGAAGACCCTCACAACTGCAAAATCACCTATGAAGGAGAGGGTGCCGAGAGTGTACCACTCGTAGCAGACAACAATTTAATAACCCGTACTGCTCTATATGTTTTAAGATGTAATGGCATTCGTACTTTTCCTACTGGTACTCATGTTAATGTGAACAATCCCATTCCTCTCGGTCGTGGTCTAGGTTCATCAGGTGCTGCCGTGGTAGCAGGTGTTATTCTTGGTAATGAGATTGGAAAATTAGGATTTTCTAAGCAGAGAATGCTTGATTACTGTTTGATGATTGAGAGACATCCCGATAATATCACTGCTGCTATGATGGGAGGTTTTGTTGGTTCATACTTGCGCGAACTCAGTGCTGCTGATCTAGAACGTATTGAAATCCCGCTTGCTGAAGTTttaccagaaccagctggtggtgctgataCTGGATTAGTTCCTCCTGAACCGCCAATGAATATCGGTCATCATATCAAATATGGTTGGGCAAAAGAGATCAAGGCTATTGCTATCATTCCTAACTTCGAACTCTCAACGGCCACTTCACGTGACGTCTTACCAACTGCTTACACCCGTAAGGACGCTATTTTCAACCTCCAACGTTTATCAGTACTCACTACTGCCCTTACTAGATCTCCTCCCGATGCTGATTTGATCTACCCTGCCATGCAAGACAAGCTTCATCAGCCATACCGTAAGACTTTAGTACCTGGATTAACAGAAATCCTTGCCTCAGTCACTCCTAAAACTCATCCAGGTTTATTGGGCATCTGTctttctggtgctggtccGACAATTTTAGCACTTGCTACTGAACGATTTGAAGAAATTGCCCAAGAAATTCTCGCTCGATTcgccaaagaaaagatccaATGTACCTGGAAGTTGTTGGAACctgctgatgatggtgCCACTGTAACCGAACATTAA
- the MYO1 gene encoding myosin 1 (Type II myosin heavy chain; required for wild-type cytokinesis and cell separation; localizes to the actomyosin ring; binds to myosin light chains Mlc1p and Mlc2p through its IQ1 and IQ2 motifs respectively; GO_component: GO:0005935 - cellular bud neck [Evidence IDA] [PMID 9442111]; GO_component: GO:0005935 - cellular bud neck [Evidence IDA] [PMID 9732290]; GO_component: GO:0000142 - cellular bud neck contractile ring [Evidence IDA] [PMID 9442111]; GO_component: GO:0000142 - cellular bud neck contractile ring [Evidence IDA] [PMID 9732290]; GO_component: GO:0000131 - incipient cellular bud site [Evidence IDA] [PMID 9732290]; GO_component: GO:0016460 - myosin II complex [Evidence IPI] [PMID 15210731]; GO_component: GO:0016459 - myosin complex [Evidence IEA,IEA]; GO_function: GO:0005524 - ATP binding [Evidence IEA,IEA]; GO_function: GO:0003779 - actin binding [Evidence IEA]; GO_function: GO:0000146 - microfilament motor activity [Evidence ISS] [PMID 9519900]; GO_function: GO:0003774 - motor activity [Evidence IEA]; GO_function: GO:0000166 - nucleotide binding [Evidence IEA]; GO_process: GO:0000915 - actomyosin contractile ring assembly [Evidence IMP] [PMID 9732290]; GO_process: GO:0000916 - actomyosin contractile ring contraction [Evidence IMP] [PMID 16148042]; GO_process: GO:0000916 - actomyosin contractile ring contraction [Evidence IEP] [PMID 9442111]; GO_process: GO:0000916 - actomyosin contractile ring contraction [Evidence IEP] [PMID 9732290]; GO_process: GO:0007109 - cytokinesis, completion of separation [Evidence IMP] [PMID 12589071]; GO_process: GO:0007109 - cytokinesis, completion of separation [Evidence IMP] [PMID 3322809]; GO_process: GO:0007109 - cytokinesis, completion of separation [Evidence IMP] [PMID 9732290]; GO_process: GO:0008152 - metabolic process [Evidence IEA]): MAELTFLNEASVVHNLATRYSIDNIYTYSGLFLVAVNPYKNLPIYGLDTINAYKNKHRDEVAPHIYSITDQAFRNMLETYESQSILVTGESGAGKTENTKKVIQYLAAIASESNKTSQRNRPNGKGATFEQQILQANPILEAFGNAQTVRNNNSSRFGKFIRIEFNKSGQIAGASIYWYLLEKSRVIYQNSKERNYHIFYQLVRGASKDLREALILEPDVMSYSYLKNANKSIEGVDDKEEFKNLLASFKIMGLSSQEVNDILRIISAILHIGNIQLGSESTDQGRVLNIPQLERVAHLLGIHSDQFMKSLLKPRVKAGREWVTQSRSAEQVRHSLDSLAKSLYERIFSSIVNRINQTLERSSDNTSFIGVLDIAGFEIFQTNSFEQLCINYTNEKLQQFFNHHMFVLEQEEYTRENIEWKFIDFGHDLQPTIDLIEKSNPMGVFSCLDEECVMPRATDQSFTEKLNNLWSNKSTKFKPTRLNQGFLLTHYAAEVEYSTDGWLEKNKDPMNENVVALLVESSETLVRHLFSDEAESIGKEEVDLGRSQHRNRVKKGIFRTVAQRHKEQLAYLMAQLNATHPHFVRCIVPNDQKAPKQFDNMLVLDQLRCNGVLEGIRIARTGYPNRLFFSEFRLRYEVLVSNMPKGYIEGQKASELILKNLGLDENLYKVGLTKVFFKSGVLAELEERREAMVRDIITRFQSTARGHLQRIKVRKQLFKSQATQIIKKNLQIYLQLKDDPWWKLYIKTRPMLMASRDAGQTKARDEAIKKLETAMKSIQEEKALLEDKHIEAEQQVEKLNKELEGVKLLVLDKDEILKRSQEQEAALEEQLNTSLEDLDRLELQIEELLEAKKKVTSQADLWRKELENGAVLIGMLEKEKVDLKERIAQLEQELELIKSQQVKESSASEQL; encoded by the coding sequence ATGGCCGAGTTAACCTTCCTCAATGAAGCCTCAGTTGTGCACAACTTGGCAACAAGATACTCCATTGACAATATCTACACCTACTCTGGATTATTTTTGGTAGCGGTAAATCCGTATAAGAACCTGCCAATTTATGGTCTTGATACTATTAACGCTTACAAGAACAAGCATAGAGACGAAGTTGCCCCACACATTTACTCTATAACTGACCAAGCATTCCGAAATATGCTCGAGACTTATGAGAGTCAGTCTATCCTTGTCACAGGTGAATCTGGTGCCGGTAAAACTGAAAACACTAAAAAGGTCATCCAATATTtggctgctattgctagcGAGTCAAACAAGACCTCGCAAAGAAACAGACCCAATGGCAAAGGTGCTACTTTTGAACAACAGATTCTTCAGGCAAATCCGATTTTGGAAGCTTTTGGTAACGCACAGACAGTACGAAATAATAATTCCTCAAGATTTGGTAAATTCATAAGAATAGAATTTAACAAATCCGGACAAattgctggtgcttctaTTTACTGGTACTTATTGGAAAAATCCAGAGTAATTTATCAGAATTCTAAAGAGCGAAACTATCATATTTTCTATCAACTTGTTCGAGGTGCCTCTAAAGATCTTCGTGAAGCCCTCATTTTAGAGCCTGATGTAATGTCATACTCTTATTTGAAGAACGCCAATAAGAGCATTGAAGGTGTTGACGACAAAGAAGAGTTCAAGAATCTTCTTGCTTCATTCAAGATCATGGGTTTATCATCCCAAGAAGTAAATGATATTCTAAGGATTATATCAGCCATACTTCACATTGGTAATATTCAGCTTGGTTCAGAAAGCACTGATCAAGGTCGAGTTCTTAATATTCCGCAATTAGAGAGGGTGGCACATTTACTGGGTATTCACAGCGACCAGTTTATGAAGAGCTTGTTAAAGCCCCGTGTAAAGGCTGGCCGTGAATGGGTAACCCAGTCCCGGTCAGCTGAGCAGGTGAGACATTCACTGGACTCTCTTGCGAAAAGTTTGTACGAGCGTATCTTTTCTAGCATTGTTAACCGCATTAATCAAACCCTGGAGAGATCAAGCGACAATACGTCGTTCATTGGTGTTCTTGATATTGCCggttttgaaattttccAAACCAATAGTTTCGAGCAGCTTTGTATTAACTACACCAACGAGAAGTTGCAGCAATTCTTCAACCACCACATGTTTGTACTCGAGCAAGAAGAATACACCAGAGAAAACATTGAATGGaagtttattgatttcGGCCATGACTTACAGCCCACGATTGATCTTATCGAGAAATCTAACCCAATGGGTGTTTTTTCGTGTCTTGATGAAGAGTGTGTTATGCCGCGTGCCACTGACCAATCATTCACTGAGAAGTTGAACAACCTATGGTCTAACAAATCAACTAAATTCAAGCCTACCCGTCTTAATCAAGGATTTTTGTTGACCCATTATGCCGCTGAAGTGGAATACTCGACCGATGGTTGGCTGGAAAAGAACAAGGATCCCATGAATGAAAACGTTGTAGCCTTGCTCGTGGAATCTTCAGAGACTTTGGTTCGCCATTTGTTCTCTGATGAGGCAGAGTCTATTGGTAAAGAGGAAGTCGACCTTGGTCGCTCTCAGCACAGAAACCGAGTCAAGAAAGGTATATTCCGTACTGTTGCGCAACGTCACAAAGAGCAATTAGCATATTTGATGGCTCAGCTGAATGCAACTCACCCTCATTTCGTTCGATGTATTGTGCCCAATGACCAGAAAGCACCAAAACAATTTGATAATATGCTTGTTCTCGACCAATTAAGATGTAATGGTGTTCTGGAAGGTATTCGTATCGCGAGAACAGGATATCCAAATCGGCTCTTCTTTTCCGAGTTCAGATTGCGTTACGAAGTCTTGGTTAGTAACATGCCAAAGGGTTACATCGAAGGCCAGAAGGCATCGGAATTGATCCTCAAAAACCTCGGTTTAGATGAAAACCTTTATAAAGTTGGTTTAACAAAGGTGTTCTTCAAGTCTGGAGTTCTTGCAGAACTTGAGGAGCGACGAGAAGCCATGGTACGAGACATTATAACTCGATTCCAGTCCACTGCCAGGGGTCATCTTCAAAGAATCAAAGTCAGAAAGCAGCTATTTAAATCCCAGGCAACTCAGATTATCAAGAAGAATTTGCAAATTTATCTTCAACTCAAAGATGATCCTTGGTGGAAACTTTACATCAAGACCAGGCCTATGCTTATGGCTTCTCGAGATGCCGGTCAAACAAAGGCTCGAGATGAGGCAATCAAGAAGTTGGAGACCGCTATGAAATCCATTCAAGAGGAGAAAGCTTTGCTTGAAGACAAACATATTGAGGCAGAGCAACAGGTTGAGAAGCTAAATAAAGAACTCGAAGGAGTCAAATTGCTAGTTTTGGACAAAGATGAGATATTAAAACGAtctcaagagcaagagGCAGCCCTAGAGGAGCAGCTTAACACTTCACTTGAAGATCTTGATAGACTGGAACTTCAGATTGAGGAGTTACTGgaggccaagaaaaaggtTACCTCGCAGGCCGATCTTTGGCGTAAAGAGCTTGAGAACGGAGCTGTTCTTATTGGCATGCTCGAGAAGGAGAAAGTTGATCTTAAAGAAAGGATCGCACAACTGGAGCAAGAGCTGGAGCTTATCAAGAGCCAGCAGGTCAAAGAAAGTTCAGCTTCTGAACAGCTGTAA